TTGCAGCAGCGCGATCTTGTCCGGGTCGGGCAGGCTGGCGATTGGATTGGTGGGGTCGTAGAGGCTGCGCTTGTTCGCAACCTCGCCGATGCGCACCTGCTCGCCTTGGCCGATCCGCGCGATGGCTCGGGCGGCCTCGGCCGCCTGTGCCAAGGCCGGGAAGCGCAGCTCGTCGGAGTAGGCGAAGCCGGTTTTCTCTCCGCTGATCGCCCGTAGCCCGGCGCCTTGCTCGATGCTGAAGTTGCCGTCCTTGATGATGCCGTCTTCGAGAACCCAGGACTCAAGCCGGCTGGACTGGAAATAGATATCCGCGGCATCCACCGCGGAGCCGGCCAAAAGACCGAGCAGACGGTCGAGGTCCTGCTCGGTCAATCCTGCAGGCTCAAGGATACTCGTGCGTGCAATCGCAATCGGGTCGGTCATCATCGGGTGTTGTCGGGCTCCGTCGGGGAGAGAGGGTCGTACGCGGATGCAAACGCCGTTCTGCTCGTATACGCTAAAATTTGCGGTCTCAAGCGCGGCATTTCAAACGACGATGATCGATCGTCGGGAAGTTGCGTCTGACCGAGTCCTGATAGTCGTCGTCCAGGGCGCAGCAGATGAAGCCTGATCCTCTGGGCACCTGCGCGAGCACCGTGCCCCAAGGGTCGACGATCATACTGTGACCGTGCGTCTCGCGGCCGTTGATGTGGAAGCCGCCTTGCGCCGCCGCGATCACGTAGGCGAGATTCTCGATGGCCCGGGCGCGCACCAGGGTTTCCCAATGGGCCTTCCCCGTGATGGCTGTGAAGGACGAGGGGATCGCCAGGATCTCCATACCGCCGTCGAGCATGCGACGAAACATCTCCGGGAAGCGCAGGTCGTAGCAGACCGCGACACCCATACGTCCGAACGGCGTGTCCAGGACGACGGTCTCCTCTCCCGGCTCAATCGTTGTCGACTCCTGGTAACGCTCCCCGCCCTCGGGCAGACAGACATCGAACAGATGCACCTTATCGTAACGGGCCACCCGCTCGCCGCGATCGTCGAACACCAGACAGGCCGCCCGAATCTTGCCGGCATCATGGGCGGCCAACGGAATGGTGCCGCCGACGAGCCAGACGCCCTGCTGCTTGGCCACCCGCGCCAGAAACGCCTGCAAGGGTCCGTCGCCGTCCTCTTCGCGCAGCGCCAGTTGATCCTGATCGCGTTTGCCCATGAAGGCGAAGTTCTCGGGAAGCACGACAAGACTCGCACCCTTCTCCTTCGCCGCCTTGATCAGGCGTTCCGCCTCGAAGAGGTTGGCGTTTACGTTTGGACCGGTCGCCATCTGGACCGCTCCGACCTTCGGTTTTGTCTTCATCGTCTCTACCGCAATCACTGCTGCCCCGGCAGGCGAAGGGGCGGGCCAATCCGATTCGGCCTGCGACGCGATCCGATCGGCAACTTGAGGGAAAGGGTCGTGGACGCGGCATCCGCTCGTGCATGCCCGAGCGACCCAATGCGCCGCGCCTTCACCCGATCGATTCGGAACGATACCACCCCTGCTGTTCGGCCGAAACAATCCCGCTCGATCGGGCTTAAACCGCGTCCAGCGCGACATGCGTCGTGCTCATTGTGCGTTTGGCTTCGGAGATATCCTTAGATCCCGGTGAAACGCGGTTTAATCCAGGAAGTGGTTGGGCGGCGGGGGCGGGGGCGCATCGCCGGGCGCGGGCGTGGGCGTGGGCGAGATCTCGGCACCGACCGCCGGATCCCAGCCAACCCGGCTGACATCCGGATTGCTCCAGGCCCCGGTCACCCGGTAGCGGTAACGCCCGAGACGATCGATAGCGTTGCCCGCAATCCGATCCACCAGATAGACGGCGGCCCCCACGACCGGCCCGCCCGCAACCGCGCTGGCCAGCGCAACGCTCGAGCCGATCCTCGGCTCCACGACGACGCTCTGCTCGAAACGCTGATTCACCAGATCGCTCGAGCCGCCGACGATCACCTTGCTCGCCGGACCATCGATGGTAAAGGCGTCGAGGGTCGCCTTGCCCTCGGCGACCTGGATCCGGCCGCGCATCTCCTCGAAGGCAAAACCCTGACCATAGAGATCGGTGAAGTCCATCGTCAGGCGCCGCTTCAAGGCGCTCAGATTCAGAAACCCCAGCACCCGCCCGACACCGGGCTCCACGTCCAACAGCCGGCCCGAGCCTACCTCGACATCCACGAAACCGCGTGCGCGCGCCAGATTGAAATCCCCGAATCCGCCCGGCCAGTCGAGCATCACCTGTGCCTGCATCGGTGCGCCTT
The sequence above is drawn from the Thiocapsa rosea genome and encodes:
- a CDS encoding carbon-nitrogen hydrolase family protein gives rise to the protein MKTKPKVGAVQMATGPNVNANLFEAERLIKAAKEKGASLVVLPENFAFMGKRDQDQLALREEDGDGPLQAFLARVAKQQGVWLVGGTIPLAAHDAGKIRAACLVFDDRGERVARYDKVHLFDVCLPEGGERYQESTTIEPGEETVVLDTPFGRMGVAVCYDLRFPEMFRRMLDGGMEILAIPSSFTAITGKAHWETLVRARAIENLAYVIAAAQGGFHINGRETHGHSMIVDPWGTVLAQVPRGSGFICCALDDDYQDSVRRNFPTIDHRRLKCRA